One Phocaeicola dorei genomic region harbors:
- a CDS encoding C1 family peptidase, translating to MKKHITFALLFAAALTAQAQQGGISGEMLNQIKQSYKATPADKAIRNALGGTSINTLALNQENRADFDTEFSHKVLSKGITDQQSSGRCWLFTGLNVLRSQMIAKYGLDEMEFSQNYCFFYDQLEKANLFLQGIIDTSGKPMDDKMVEWLFKHPLSDGGQFTGVSDIIEKYGLVPKSAMVETFSSENTGKMSNLIGLKLKEFGLQLREAAAAGVKPVELEKKKTEMLGTVYRMLVLTLGEPVSTFTWSLKGGEAKEYTPISFYREFLGNDLTNNYVMLMNDPSREFYKCYEIDFDRHRYDGKNWTYVNLPIEDIKEIAIASIKDSTMMYFSCDVGKFLDSKRGLLDPDNYDYESLMGTTFGMDKKQRIQTFSSGSSHAMTLMAVDLDKAGKSKKWMVENSWGSASGYRGHLIMTDKWFDEYMFRVVAEKKYVPAKVLDILKQKPIRLPAWDPMFADEE from the coding sequence ATGAAGAAACACATCACATTCGCTCTTCTGTTTGCGGCTGCATTGACAGCCCAGGCACAGCAGGGAGGCATTTCAGGTGAAATGCTGAATCAAATCAAACAAAGTTATAAGGCAACCCCTGCCGACAAAGCCATCCGTAACGCCTTAGGCGGAACAAGTATCAACACGTTGGCATTGAACCAAGAGAACCGTGCCGATTTTGATACGGAATTTTCACACAAGGTGCTATCCAAGGGGATAACCGACCAACAATCTTCCGGTCGTTGCTGGCTTTTTACCGGACTGAACGTGCTCCGCAGCCAGATGATTGCCAAATACGGACTGGATGAGATGGAGTTCTCACAGAACTATTGTTTTTTCTACGACCAATTAGAAAAAGCAAACTTATTCTTACAGGGAATCATTGATACCAGTGGAAAGCCCATGGACGACAAAATGGTGGAATGGCTGTTCAAGCATCCTTTAAGCGATGGAGGACAATTCACAGGAGTTTCGGATATTATAGAGAAATACGGACTGGTCCCCAAGAGTGCAATGGTGGAAACTTTCAGCAGTGAGAATACCGGAAAGATGAGTAACCTGATAGGATTAAAACTGAAGGAATTTGGTTTACAACTACGAGAAGCTGCCGCTGCCGGAGTGAAGCCGGTCGAACTGGAAAAGAAAAAGACAGAAATGCTGGGAACGGTTTATCGTATGCTGGTGTTGACCCTTGGCGAACCTGTTTCCACCTTTACATGGAGTCTGAAGGGTGGAGAAGCGAAAGAATACACTCCGATATCTTTCTATAGAGAGTTCTTGGGAAATGATCTGACCAACAACTACGTGATGCTGATGAATGACCCCAGCCGCGAATTCTATAAATGCTATGAAATAGACTTTGACCGTCACCGTTATGATGGCAAAAACTGGACCTACGTCAATCTGCCGATAGAAGATATCAAAGAAATAGCCATTGCTTCCATCAAGGACAGTACCATGATGTACTTTTCTTGCGATGTAGGCAAGTTCCTCGACAGCAAACGTGGCCTGTTAGATCCTGATAATTATGATTACGAATCATTGATGGGAACCACCTTCGGCATGGACAAGAAACAACGTATCCAAACTTTCTCCAGTGGCAGCAGCCATGCTATGACCTTGATGGCGGTGGACTTGGATAAAGCGGGAAAATCGAAAAAATGGATGGTGGAAAACAGTTGGGGCAGTGCCAGCGGATACAGAGGACACCTTATCATGACAGATAAGTGGTTTGATGAATATATGTTCCGTGTAGTGGCAGAAAAGAAATATGTTCCTGCCAAGGTACTGGATATTTTAAAACAGAAACCTATCCGTCTTCCGGCATGGGACCCGATGTTTGCTGACGAAGAATAA
- a CDS encoding Na+/H+ antiporter NhaC family protein, whose translation MKDNKIPSPLVSLLPVFVLILLLFVTICTFGSDALSGGSQVCLLVATAVCVLTGMAGFHRPWKDFELAITNNIAGVSTALIILLIIGALSGAWMVSGVVPTLIYYGIQVIHPHFFLVSTCIICAVVSVMTGSSWTTIATIGIALMGIGKAQGFSEGWIAGAIISGAYFGDKVSPLSDTTILASSVTDTPLFTHIRYLMITTVPSLVITLIIFTIAGLSHEATDTGHIAEYTRILSDKFHISWWLMIVPVVTAILIARKVPSIITLFVSTALATVFALIFQPGLLCEIAGQGAEGIAALFKGGMGMLYGGTQLETGNAEINELISTRGMAGMMNTIWLIICAMCFGGAMTAGGMLGSITSVFVRFTKKRVGMVSSTVASGLFLNLATADQYISIILTGNMFKDIYSANGYESKLLSRTTEDSVTVTSPLIPWNTCGMTQATILSVPTIVYLPYAFFNIISPLMSITIAILGYKIKKKAEQPGLS comes from the coding sequence ATGAAAGATAACAAAATCCCTTCACCGTTAGTATCCCTTTTACCCGTATTCGTACTTATTTTATTATTGTTTGTCACTATCTGTACATTTGGAAGCGATGCCTTGTCCGGTGGCAGCCAAGTCTGTCTGTTAGTGGCTACAGCAGTTTGTGTGCTGACAGGTATGGCGGGATTCCATCGTCCATGGAAGGACTTCGAACTGGCTATCACCAATAATATAGCCGGGGTAAGTACCGCACTTATTATCTTGCTGATCATCGGAGCTTTGTCCGGAGCATGGATGGTCAGCGGTGTAGTCCCTACATTAATATATTACGGCATACAGGTTATTCATCCTCATTTTTTCCTGGTATCCACTTGCATTATTTGTGCGGTAGTATCTGTCATGACAGGCAGTTCATGGACTACCATCGCCACTATCGGCATCGCACTGATGGGAATAGGGAAGGCGCAAGGTTTCAGTGAAGGTTGGATTGCAGGTGCGATTATCTCCGGAGCCTATTTTGGTGATAAAGTTTCTCCGCTTTCGGATACCACCATTCTGGCATCTTCCGTAACGGATACACCGCTGTTCACTCACATCCGTTACTTGATGATTACCACCGTTCCATCACTTGTCATCACTTTGATAATCTTTACCATAGCCGGATTGTCACATGAAGCTACTGATACCGGTCATATCGCCGAATACACCCGTATATTGAGTGATAAGTTCCATATTTCATGGTGGTTGATGATTGTCCCCGTTGTCACAGCGATACTGATTGCACGTAAAGTGCCTTCCATCATCACTCTATTTGTTTCTACGGCTCTGGCTACCGTCTTTGCCTTGATTTTCCAGCCCGGACTATTATGCGAAATCGCCGGACAAGGAGCCGAAGGGATTGCCGCCTTGTTCAAAGGAGGAATGGGAATGCTTTATGGTGGAACCCAATTGGAAACCGGTAATGCGGAAATAAACGAACTGATATCCACTCGCGGAATGGCAGGTATGATGAATACCATCTGGTTGATTATCTGCGCCATGTGTTTCGGAGGGGCGATGACAGCCGGAGGAATGCTCGGCAGTATCACTTCTGTCTTTGTACGTTTTACGAAAAAGCGGGTAGGAATGGTGTCATCCACAGTTGCATCGGGCTTGTTCCTGAATCTTGCTACAGCAGATCAATATATATCCATTATCCTGACGGGTAATATGTTTAAAGACATCTATAGTGCAAACGGTTATGAAAGCAAACTGCTGAGCCGTACGACGGAAGATTCTGTTACAGTCACTTCGCCATTGATACCCTGGAATACATGCGGTATGACACAGGCTACTATCCTTAGTGTTCCCACCATTGTGTATCTGCCTTACGCCTTCTTTAACATCATCAGTCCCTTGATGAGTATCACAATTGCTATACTGGGATATAAGATAAAGAAAAAAGCAGAACAGCCGGGCCTGTCATAA
- a CDS encoding HdeD family acid-resistance protein, whose protein sequence is MNELVGGLGYAVKNWWMSLLLGLLYIAVALCLLFAPVSSYVALSVIFSISILVSGILEIFFAAGNKKTISSWGWYLAGGIIDLLIGIYLVFYPLVSMELIPFIVAFWLMFRGFTLCGYSTDLKRYGTKDWGWYLVFGILAILCSMAIIWQPGLGAVTVLYMLSITFLIIGCFRVIFSFELKRLHKNK, encoded by the coding sequence ATGAATGAATTAGTTGGTGGCTTAGGCTACGCTGTAAAAAATTGGTGGATGTCCCTGTTGCTGGGCTTGCTCTACATTGCGGTAGCACTATGTTTATTGTTCGCTCCTGTGAGCAGTTATGTGGCACTGAGTGTCATCTTCAGTATCTCGATTCTGGTCAGTGGCATTCTGGAAATCTTTTTTGCTGCCGGAAACAAAAAAACAATCAGCAGTTGGGGATGGTATCTTGCCGGAGGTATTATTGATTTACTGATAGGTATTTATCTGGTATTCTATCCGTTGGTCAGCATGGAGCTGATTCCGTTTATTGTCGCTTTTTGGTTGATGTTCAGAGGGTTTACATTGTGTGGCTATTCCACAGATTTGAAACGCTATGGCACGAAGGACTGGGGATGGTATCTGGTGTTTGGCATTCTGGCCATTCTTTGCTCTATGGCTATCATCTGGCAACCCGGACTTGGCGCTGTCACCGTGCTCTACATGCTGTCCATCACTTTCCTTATTATCGGATGTTTCCGTGTCATTTTCTCCTTCGAGTTGAAAAGATTGCATAAAAACAAGTAA